TTTGTAGAGGCGCATCTTGTGGCTGTTTGTTGTAAGCGGGTACCGCGGAGGGCGCGAAGAGGCGCAGAAAGAGCTCTGTGGGACATGGTGGGAGCAAGAGTTGCAGGGAAAAGAGCTGCAGATACACCTTTTTTCGGAAATCACCCAGAGTCGAGTCGTAGCAACAAGCAGCCGAACGAATGGCGGCGATGTCCGCAGTGCCACATGCCATAACCCCGGGCGGCAGGCACACAGGCACAGGGAGGAACGCGGGGAGCCGAGCTGATTGTTTACGCCCGCGGATCAGAAATCAATGGCCAGGGGGCGCGTCGCACGGACCTGTTGATGGATCCTTTGTGATCGTCATCTTGTCCCGGAAAAGTTCTCGATAGCTCTCTCGTAGTCACCCACCCGGCCACAGTCGCACCCACGCTCTTTACCGCCCACGGTCTTTACTCCGCCGCCGTTACTGCACATACCCAACGCCCCGCCAACCACCACAATGATCTTCACGAACACCGTCGCCTACCTCCTCTCCGCCGCGCTTGCCGCCAACACCGTCGCTGCCAGCATCTACATCACCAGCCCTGTCGCCGGCACCACTGCCATCGGTGGACAGGTCCTTAATGTTGCATGGCGTAAGTCTGTCGTCTCATCGTGACTGTCTCCCGAGGAGTCTACGCGCTCTTGTGCCATGCATCCAACCATCTCCCCTGACGCCCTCCCCATCCCTCTGCAGGATTGCGAGACGCTGACTGTCTCCACAGAGGATGACGGCAACACGCCTACCCTCGCTTCCATCGGCCCCTGCTCCGTCGACATCTACACCGGATCCACCAACCAGCAAATCTTCCTCCAGAATCTCGCCGCTAGCGTAGACGTGTCCAAGGCATCCACTATCAGCGCTACCATCGACCCGTCCATCGGACAGGATGGTGGgtttttcctcttcttctcatagTCATCGGGGTATCCATTGCATAATCCAACGAGGCATACACCGCAAGGTTGCTCGCTTGATGCGCCGGGAGTCCGTGCGGTGGGAGGCGAAGAGCAGTATTGACGCGCCACGTGGCCTTTATTATCAGACTCGCACTACTTTGTCCGATTCACCTCCCTCGCCTtcaaggacgaggagaatCCCCAGTACCCCTACGAAGCCTTCTCCGCCATGTTCTACATCCAGTCCATGACCGGCACTTTCAACGCTACCGTTTTGGCCGCTATCGACGCCACCaactcgtcctcttcttccgtcatTGCCTCGGCGTCTTCCACCGTGAGTCTCGTTCCTTGTCTCTTTGTAAAGCTGCGCGACTAACAAGATGGGTGATCAAAAGGCTACCGTAGGCGACGTCTCTACATCTGGATCTGGATTTGCTGCATCCAACACCGAATCCTCCACCCACTCCGCATCCGCATCGTCCTCTTCCggctcttccacctctgcCGCCTTCCACCAGGCTGCCCCCGCGACTTTGGCTCTCGCCCTTATCGGCGCGGCCAGCTACCTCGTTCTCTAAGggtcttttctctctctctgcATTCTTCTTAAAATCCACGGACGATAAATTTGCAATCTTTACTTTTCGCTGATTTTTCTTTACGTGACCGTTTGGGAGTTTAGAATTCCTTTTCAACCAAACTGTATTGAGACGAATCAAACTTGGAACCTTGACTAGTGTTTCAATGAAAGAGAACCCTTTCACTATTATACCTTATTTGATACCCTTACTCTGGCGTTATACTATAattgccttttttttcccctctTAATCCCACTAtgatctccttttctttacCCTATCTCTCTTTATATCTTGTGTGTCGAGAACTACCGTAATGGCCTCGAGGGTCATGGTCCTTGGATGTTTGATATGTCAAGTATATTTCGCCTTGCCCTGCTCTATTCCAGCTTGTCTGGTCTGATCTAATCTAACCTGATGATCTGACAACATTGGTCTACGAGTACAATTACAACCAACTATATCATCACAGTGGCACTAACTAAACTTGGTACATCAagatcctcttcttcttaaTACAGCATACTTATCGCCCCAAAAGCAAGGTTGAGTAAAGTCCCAAACAACATGCCCATCTACAAGCGACAATGCAGTTTAAAACACCCAATTGTTTTCCATCAGATACACATaaccttttttctttgttcCAAAAGTCGAGAGATGGGACTCACCTGCATTCTCTTCCCGAAAATCAATGTTGGAACGGTCATCCCGCCTACGGCAAAGTTGGCAGCTACCCTCGCGCTCACTTGTCGACCAAGTTCATCGTTGGCATTGGCGTTGGCGTTGGCGTTGGCGTTGGCGTTGGCGTTTAGGTTGGGAGTGGAAGCAGCCTGCGACCTCCCGTTCGATTGATCCTCCCGTCGATCCTGATCTCGGGTTTGCTCGCCTTGTCGCAGATTTCCCCCTCTTGTACTATTCCTCCCACCTATCAGCCCATTCCGCTCCGTCCCCACTCTGAGCCCACCCTGTCCTCCACCGTCACCGCCGCCATCGCCGCCACCATCACCGCCATATCCACCACCAGCCAACTCTGCTTGCGCTTCCGCCTCGGCATCGAAGAAATTAGGTAACGATTCTCGAATGAAGAACCACCCCATTAACGGAAATAAGAACCCTACAAGTAAACCATGGAGGATGGACATGTAAACTCCTTCTGCTGAAGCTACATTCACGCCAAGGGGGATAGGCCAAGTTAGTCAATTTAATAAATTATCTAGATGGGAAATGTGACATACTGGTGGCTGTATCAGCAGAGAGATCACCTTCTATCCACTGTTCTTCCAGGGCTCTCGCGTGTTCATCATCTGTTCATCCCACATGATCAGCTCATGTATTTCATCTTGGGGGCTTGGtgttggaaaaaaaaagcgAAAAGACTGACTGAGATCGCCCGTACCAACTTCATCGGGTACTTCCTCCCCTCGACCCTCGTAGAATTGACGTCGCATATGCGCAACATCATCGGCAGAGAATCCAGAATCGAGCAGCACATCGAATCCTCTCCGTCTAGGCATTGTCGGCTagaaaaacaagaagacaGTCACACACACGCAGACGTCAGTTTATATACAAACTCGTCGACACAGATGCAAGAAGATAATGAGCCAAAGAACGTACTGCAGCCTCTGAAACCTCGGCCTTGAtagcctcttctttcccaccAACGATACAATGAATCcaaatcatctccttccccccttttcctcctctttctccatcctccaaccCACCACGATGCCCCTTCACCTCTCTCACTACCCCTTCCACCGCCCCTTCCGCCTGTCGCCTTACACGTTCCTCCATAGCCTCTACCCAAGGCACTATCCTCACTCCGTCGCTCAACATCCGTCCCGAATGGATTAAGCGTAGGTTTCGCCCCTCGAGTTCGTCAGGGAGGGACGAGCGGATGTGGGATTTgagttgggagatggatgtgGTGGGGGTGATTGAGAGGGGAAGGTTGGGACGAGGtgtgttggagaagatgatggtgatctGTCTGTTTCTATTTCTGTCTCCGTCGAGTTGGGGTTGGGGATGGGAACTACTAGGTAGATCGCGGTTCTTGGAGtcggatgaagatgggtAAGCGTCCGGGTCGATGGCTCGGCCTTTCCCTTTATCCAGCTTCCCTCTTGGCTGGCTcccaccctcttcctcctcttcatcgtcgtcgtcgtcgctgCCGTCGTCTAGATCTCCATTTGCATTCCCGCCGAATGGTTTCTGTCCTGGACCCGTGCCGCTAGAAccgggagaaagagaggagagaggggcGGTATGTGTATCAGGAGAGGTGATGTACCGCCTCGCAAGTCGGGATGGGGTCGGGGTCGTGTtcgggagagggaggagtgGTTCGGACTCGTTGGGGCGGTCGGAGGACATGTTGAGCTGGGGAGAGAATGTTGTGAAAAGATATTCTGAACTTGTGGAGAAAAGAGTTGGTTGTATAATTGACGTAACAAGCGTGGGCCGACGGAGCAAAGGTCACGGATTCGACCGACCGACATGGTTTGCCGATGGAAAAGTGCGGCGCGTTCACTGTCGGCTGAGCGTTTTTTTATTCATTCACAAGTTACAGGCAATTCTGCCATGCGTATACCTATCCTAGCATTTCAAGGCCAGAGAAATAGAGACACATTGCATGCCACACAGCTCTACAAGgccagaaaaaaaaaggcaaaaaatGTTCGTTCCATGAAACACATGAAGGGGAACAGCCGTACAAATGCGGATTTTGTTTTTCTCTCAAAAGTCTATAGGCAGAAAGGAGGTTGCGAGCGTTTTTGGGATAGAAAATGGATGTGAgcaggagatgagggaTTGTACACAGTGACAAGTCTTGAACGGTATGGTGTAACAGTGGAAGGTACAGAAGAAATGGGACGTCTTGATAAAGTGAATGAGAGAGTGCCGGAATGAGCGAAAAGACGAGAAAACCAAAAAATAATGGGTAGCCGGGAGATTTGAGGAGATTTGATACGATTACTTGCGGTAGGTGCAGCAGGCGATGACGTATGGTAAGCAAGAAAGGGATGTGAGAGCGAATGCTACCCATACAAGATCTTTTTTATCTCGAGTTAGCACGCCCGTACCGCGAACAAGCAAGATAGAAAGAACATACAGATGGACGGGCCTGCAGTGACATAAATTCCGAGCTTATAGCCATGTTGGACCTTTACATTACCCAACCACGCATCCTTGGCAATGACCGCTGTCCAGAGGGCGGCACCCCTGATCATTCGAATTAGGGTGGGATGAATGTAGAAAGTAATATCAAGAAAACTCACAACATGAGCAAGAAGGCACCGACACCAGCGCATATGgaggcgatgaagaatgTAAGTCGGAGCTTGATAACACCAAAGATGAGAGCGAGGGCTGCAGCGCAAGAGCCGACCTGTACATATTTGTGTTAGCCCATCAACTGTGTTGACCTAACTGCATCTCCTGAAACGCATGCACAGCACCCCTATCAACGCGTTTCCGAACCACGGCTCGTAACTCTATTGGCACAGCCCGCTCTCCAGCCACCGCTCCTAGAAGACAGTTCCATGGACAACGGATCCGACACTCACAAAGATCAAGCCACTTCCTGCTTTACTCATCCCATGGTTATAAGAGTTGTCCTTAAAGgtcgaggaaggaatgatGTTCACAGTCTGAATCCTAAACTTGGATGGAACATCACCAATCATACCAGCAAGAGGCTCCATAGGGTAAGCAAAAGTGGAAGAATTGCAAACCCCCGAGCCATCCTTCTGGTAGCCACAAGCGTCTGAATAAATTTCAGGTCAGTTAGCTAGAAATGAgattaaaaaaaagaatcGACAAGGACGCACTGTACATGCCGTAGCGGTAATACTGCCTGAGACCCTTGAAAGCTCCCATATGGTCTGTGTTGTTGGTATCGTACAGGCCGCTTGCACTGGTGTTTGTGCCGCCTTGGAAACCGTTTCCATAGCTAAAAAGATCGAAACCCCACCATTAGCATCCTGACGCGTCGAACTATGGCCTTGGCAGGTGTAACCACCAGAAGATTTGGTCAAGGTTACAGTCATGAACATTATAGTCATGAACATTACGGTCATGAACATTCAACCGACTTACGCAGCGACGTTGACCTCGGCCATGTAGATGGACCTGACCAAAGCACCGGAGCTGACCTGACCAATGTgggcgaagatgaggaggatgaccGAGATGACTGAGAGGATAGTTGCGCCCGCTACACAGTGTTCGCCTCTCATGGTGATAGGATTGATGTGTTGGTCGGAAGTGtgtgggaggaggaggaggactaatgaatgaatgaatgcAAATATGGGAAAAGAATGTGGCACGATGAGACAATGGGAtcttggaagaggatttcTGGCTGTGCgcgcttctttcttccttcctgcgCTGATCTTCACGCGTCCCCCGTAAGACCGGCATTCAGGCACAATCCACGTGGCATGTAAACAAATTCTTCTCATCTTGGGCTTCCCACCATCCCACTTCCGGTTTCCGACCCTGTCGTCCTTAAACCTTATTGGGATAGCGAACAAGACATGCAGACAACGAATGATatgaagagagagacaACTCCATCCATGATTACAAAATCCCAAAATCAAGAACACGTCTATAATTACTACTAATACATTGATACACCTATACATGATTCTTATCCGCAGCCCAGTTCCAGCCTAGCCCCACAAGGAGAAATCCGCAGGCACATCCAAAGAAAACCCATTCGTTCCCAATCCTCCCTCATCGTCCATCAAAAAGCTAAATATATCAAACCCATTCTGTTCATTATCCACATTCAGCATGGCTCCATTAGATCCTTCCCCAGCTGGTGCGAATGAACCCgcggcagcggcagcagctgTGTTGGCCAACGTCGACAAATTTGGACCGCTAGAAGGCGGGAATACGGACAAGTTGCTTTCCGGATGCAAATTCAGGTGAGCGGCCATACCAAACGTACCCATCACAGTACTAGGATCTGCAGTAGGCCCATTCCCATGGCCAGAAACTGACTGCGATGCAGGATACTCGCCAGCCAAGTGGAATGCCCTTGAGGGCATACTTGAGGGTGTAGAGTGGTGATACCCCCCAGCTTCGGCCTTGCGCTTGCCGCACAACTTGTTACTGGTATAGTCGGACGCCTTGTTATGCGAGGCCATGGGGTTTCGGAACAAGTTGTCGAGTAACGAAAGCTCGTACGGTAGAGCCACAGCAGGCAAAGGCGCAGGGAAAACGTTTGGAAGAGGGTCTTCTcgagatgaggagattggcGCACCACGAAGCAAGGAACGGCGGTTGGGGGATGACGAGACTGTAGTATGAGGGGGATCAAGATCGGAGAGCTGTTTGAAGATCGCCTGAGACAAAGTACGCATAGTGTCGTGGCATGCAGCTGCCGAGGGCACTCGAGCTATGAGATACATGAGTTTGGAAGCAGACTCGTTGTCGATGTAAAACTTACGAGCAAGGAACTCGAGCACGCCGAGACACGATTCAATATCCATCATCGCGTCATCAATCGAAGGCACATCATGCCCTCCACCCATACTGTATAAATTGAAATAAGCGTACAGGAACGACAACCCTGCCATGAATGAAAAGTGACTCTGCTCCATGTCAGCGGTGCACTTTTAGATAGCGTCTTTCGAGAGTTACTTACGGTCATCCAGAGCCAACTGATTCGATTATTCAGCTGCATTCTCCTATAGATCCGGATGATATATCCCGAGCTCGTGAGTACCGTCGCGAGGGCTTTTCTTCCTGGTCGAGGACATCCAGGCGAAGGGCGGAATAATAACAAGCATGAGTCTGCTCACGTTAGTGAATAGAATCGTGCGCTTGCCATTAATCACTTACTGTGGAACGAGAGCTCAAACCCTTCTGTCGAAACAGTTCCTCTTGGCTCCGGAGCAGTCTTGAGCCAATGTTTCAGCCTGCCGTAACAATCATCAAACCATTCATCCGACGGTAATATTCCAGTTGACCCATGCACACCGTAAGTGTTGAAAAGAATTTCAGACTGGAGCTGACGAAGCTTGGTGGTATGGAGGAAAACAGCTTTGTAGGAACATGGTTCGCCAATGAGCGCGCCGTAATGCCCAGCGTGGATGTCGATATCGTGAAGATTGGATGGAAGCTTGGACCATGGTTAGCTGTATCCCCTCAACGATCGCTCGCAAGGTAACTTACAGGGACATTGATGAAACCATCGGGGATGCTAGGCGGTCTCCCCAAAGACTGTGACAACAGCCGGTCCATTTTGTATGTACACCAAAACAGCCTTCGTCGCATATCCAGTTCAAGCGCGTCGAGCTGATCGACCTGAACATTATGTTCGTTGTGGTATCCGAGATCGACACATGCTCGAGTGGCAAGGCCGACAAGGAACCAAATGGAGCCTTTATCGGGATTGAGAAGGGAATACCACACTAGAAGGAGAATAGCTTGGAGACTGACTGCAAAGTGATATTagatgggagaagagagatcATAAGACGAGAACATACCATAACTTTGTTCCTCGAAGACAGCATCAAGGTGTTTCAATGCTTCAGCGTGGAAAGCCTCGGAACATGCTCGCAATTCTTCTGGCGGGTCGACAAACCTCGAAGAAGCCATAGTACTCAACGCTAATATTTGTGAGAAGGAATCTTCAGTCGTGTGAAGCCTCACAAAGACTCACCGAGCACCATCATTACAACAAAGATGtcgccttcctccacatccGTTCCTTCACGAATCTTCACCAACTGCTTGCCCAAAGTCGGAATATGGATGATAGGCCCCGTAACACCGACAAAATCGACATAGGCTGCAACAAGCCTTTCGACAGCTGGCTGAGGCGGCAAAGGTGGAATGGTCATTTTGCGTTTGGGTCTGCCGCCACTCGACACTGAAAGCGTAGCAGAAGCAGCAAGAGGTGATGCACTCGGGTGACGCTTATGGCCAGAAAGAGGCGTAAACGCCATGTCAGGCGAGGTACGAGGCTCTTCACGATCAATCCCTAAAATGGGCGAATCGACTCCACCATGGACAGACCCACGATCACTACTTGAGGCGTTGGAACCAGATGGGTTTAACGACCCGCCTCCGTTGGTTGCATGGCCCGTTCTGAGCGCAGCATCATGTACCAGTCTAGTAAGGGATGTTGCATGAAGACTCGCAGCTTGACCTGTAGGATGCGGCCTTGACGTAGACGCATGAGCAAGAGTCGACCGGGGTGAGTCGTTTGCGGGGGTGGATGAAAAGGGGAAATCCGAAAGTCGTCGTTGATGTTGAGAAGAATAGGACGAGGATCCAacagggatggaagagtcATATGAAGAGTGTGGGGATCGATCATCGGGGAGGGATGGATCAATAGGGAAGTCAGAGCGATAGGCCGAAAGCGCCTGAGAGGCACTGGCAGCAATTCCTTTTTTCGTGCGACCAATGGGATCGTTTGAAGTGAGAGCAGCGACTTGGGCACGTAAGGAGGCGACTTCTTGTTCAAGCTGATGCAGATAGCTATTCTAGGATGTCAGTTCCAGTTCATCCTTGGATACAACCCATATAAAAGTTATAACCCACTTTCTTGAGATGTTTGTTTTGCTTATCGCGTCAAAGCCGATACATTCCACTTTGGCTCTCTCGCATGCACTACATGCTGGAAGCTTACCATCACATTTTTGCTTTCGTGATCTACATCGAGTACAACTGGAAATTGCTCTGGCAACCTTGTACGTGGATTGCCCGGAAGCATCCGTGGTCGTGTCTGTGGGTGTGGGCGGCTGTGATGGCCTCGAGCTGTTCGACTTCGGTTTGTGGGGGAGCGATGGAGGTTTCAAAGACTTTGGTGAGGTGGCTTCGTAGGGGCCGTAATTTTTTGCCTTGAACTGCTTTTCGGCTGGAGCCTTCATAATTTTTGCGATAATTCGAGATGGCTGAGAAGTGGATGTCGACGGAGTAATCGGGTCTCATCTGATAGGAGATGGGCGAAACATTCCCTCGGGCGACTCCGAAAACTTCCGTGCCTATAGTCCGTCCCATCTTTTCACGCCTATATTGGTATTCGCGCCTTCATTGAATAGTCTTTCTCTCGCATCTTCATACTGCATCGAAGACATTCAAATCGGACCTGACGAGCAAGTTTCTATAATCCGACACAACCCAGGATGAGCTCCCCAGAACCCCAAGGTGAACCCCAACCCGTCTCCGGATCCCCTTCGGAATTCCTTCGAAACATTGTTGGCAAGCGCGTTAAGGTTAGAATAGGAAGCGGGGTGGATTACACCGGTGAGCTTGTGCTGTTTGACGTTTCTTCCGTGAAGTAATGCTGACATGTGATCGATTAGGTCTTTTAACATGTTTAGATGGTTACATGAACGTCGCCCTTGAGCAAGCGGAGGAGTGGGCGGGAGAGGTGAAGACTGCCGCTTACGGTGATTGTTTCTTGCGAGGTAACAACGGTAAGTATTGTTCGATGGGAGATACCTCTCGTCGATGACATGATATGCGACTTATACTTACGATTGTTTAGTCCTCTACATCTCAGCACTGGAAGATTTATAGATGAATGAGAACTTTGCAGATAAGTTAGGCATGTATGTGTAATTACTATGATCAAAAGCGAATCGTTGGCACTTCCAGGAAGCCGTTTTTAGAACACACTTACTTACCAGAGAGGCTTGTTATATGTTAGATACTCACTAAAGGGAAGTCGCAGAATACTGCTTAGCATTGAATCGCTCGTAAAAGAGGCCATTATGGATCCCACGAACCAAATCAGGATAACGTTGTTAAAATCGACAGTTAAACGAACATGATCTACCCAAATAGCAGTAGGTCAACTACTTTTGGGCAGTTCTATGAGTTAACAACTGACATATCTGACAAGTGACGAGATAACTAACGGGCGATTAAGAACAATCAAACTGGTCATAAGTTGAAGCCAAAACAATTGTAAAAGAATATACTCTCTCCATCAAGCAAGGAATACCACATGACAACAAGAAGTATTACTTAAAACGCAGTCACGTATGGACACCTTATGCACTTGCTTGTTATTCTTTCGATGGAGATGCATTCTCCTTGCCCGCGTACTGCTCTCGTATCTTTTGTAGATGACAGCTATGTATCGCCTTGAtcacaaaaaaaaaaaatactGAAAAGCTGTCCGTGAAACAAGTCGGTCacagagaaggagagtaTAAAAAATGAAGCTCGGGAGGAAAAATTAATATGGTATGATGATGCTACAGGCTTCCAAAACTTCAGCTATGATAGACGGCCGAAATATAAGGAAGAATGATTCCGATCAATCTATGTACAATGAGATCGAAATGCGGGGGTAACATGCGCCCAGCTGATGGACAGCAGAGGCGAGAAGTCGTAATGGCACATGCAGGAAATATTCGAGGCGCATTATAGGGAGTTGTGATTATATATTGTCGCGGAGAAACTTTGGGTACAGTACGCTAAACTCGACTGCGTGCTGCAGTAGCGCGTTCAAGAGGATTGATGTTGGTAGCAGTGATACTTGGACCGCTACAAGGATTTGGACGCTTGGTTGCGGCATTTGACAGTCGCAAATTACGGGCTATCTGCCACTCAGGAAGTTGTCTGGCGACTGTTAATGGAATCAGTGACTAACTTCTAATGGACGACAAGATCTAGGAACTTACCCGTCACACGTAACTCCTTGCCCGTGAATTTGGCGTTGACAGATTTCAGATTGGCATCTTCACCCAATTTGATGTCCCACTGAGCGTGATCTGTACAACCCCAAAATAAGCATTTTGACTCGATTGCAGCTGTGGTTAACAACATACCGCCTTCATCCCATTGATCTGCCACAATATGAACTGTTCGATGTCCTCGAGTGGCAATGGTGATGTTGTCGATCCTGTGAGACGTAGTCAGCAATCGTTGCTGGCATAAGTGTATACCAACTTACGAAAAGCCTGGGAGCCAAACCATTATATCATACACACTTGGCGTACTCTTAATGGCAATCCTCCCTTCCGAGCCCTTGATCATCTCAATCCACTCATCCTCGGCACCTTCAAGCAGCTCCGGATCAAAATCATCCACGTTGATATCTGGGCGACTTTGACCAGAACCGAAGGAAAGTGCTCTACCAGAGTACGAGTTGGTAACAGCAGGTGGCTGAGCCCATCTCGGCGCTTGGGGTGGCGTAGAAATATTCCGACCAGA
This Cryptococcus neoformans var. neoformans JEC21 chromosome 14 sequence DNA region includes the following protein-coding sequences:
- a CDS encoding u6 snRNA-associated sm-like protein lsm6, putative, whose translation is MSSPEPQGEPQPVSGSPSEFLRNIVGKRVKVRIGSGVDYTGLLTCLDGYMNVALEQAEEWAGEVKTAAYGDCFLRGNNVLYISALEDL